The DNA window TGACCGCCTGGGCGGTGGCCGGTGTGCTCGGCCCGGTGCTGGTCAACTACCTGCGTGAGTACCAGTTGGCAATCGGTGTGGAGAAGGCCGCGGCCTACGACATCACCCTCTATATCCTGGCCGGATTGCTGGTGCTGGGATTCATCTGCAATGCCCTGGTGCGCCCGGTGGCGGCGAAGCATTTCATGGGCGAGGCGGAACTGGCCGAGTTGCGTTCGCAAGGCGAAAAGACAGTTCCCGCCTGTGCCGAACTGGAGTGGACGGCTAACCCTGCGAGCCGGCCACTGGTGATCCTCACCTGGTTGCTGGTGGGGATCCCGATGCTCTGGGGCATGTGGATCACGTTGCAGAAGACGGTGGTGCTGTTCCAGTAATGCGTTGGGGCGTGCGCAACGTGACGTTGTAGGGTGCGCAGTGCTTCTGTCCAGGTGCGCGCGGCGCACCCTACACAGGCAACATGATGGCTGCGGTAGGCCTCGAGCTCTGTGACTTGAGGCTTACCGCGAGCGCTGCCGTTCTCAGCGTGCGTTGCGCACGCCGTTAGCCAGTTCTGCGCACAGGCCGAGCACGCCGTCGATGGCTTGCTGGTCGTTGCCCGCCTTGGCGATCTGGTCGATCAGCGCCGAGCCCACCACCACGCCATCGGCCAAACGGGCGATGGTCGCTGCGTGTTCCGGGGTGCGGATACCGAAGCCGATGCTGACCGGCAGCCCGGTGTGGCGGCGCAGGCGTGCCACCGCCTGTTCCACATGCTCCAGCGTGGCGCTGCCGGAACCGGTAACGCCGGCCACCGAGACGTAGTAGACGAAGCCCGAACTGTTCGCCAGCACCTTGGGCAGGCGCGCATCGTCGGTGGTCGGTGTGGTCAGGCGGATAAAGTCGATGCCAGCGGCCTGGGCGGGCTCGCACAGGTCGGCGTTATGTTCCGGCGGCAGGTCGACGACGATCAGGCCATCCACGCCAGCGGCTTTCGCGTCGGCGACGAAGCGCGCCACGCCGTACTTGTGGATCGGATTGAAGTAGCCCATCAGCACGATCGGTGTGGTCTGCTCGTCCTGGCGGAACTCGCGCACCATCTGCAGGGTTTTCACCAGGTTCTGGCCGTTGCCGAGGGCGCGGATATTGGCCAGTTGGATCGCCGGGCCGTCGGCCATCGGGTCGGTGAACGGCATGCCCAGCTCGATCACGTCGGCACCCGCCGCGGGCAAGCCCTTGAGGATGCTCAGGGAGGCGTCGTAGTTCGGATCGCCAGCGGTGATGAAGGTCACCAGGGCGGCGCGGTTCTGTTGCTTCAGTTCGTCGAAGCGGCTCTGCAAACGGCTCATCAGTTGGTCTCCGCCTTGGACAGGTCGAGGTGGTGCATCACGGTCTGCATGTCCTTGTCGCCACGGCCGGACAGGTTGACCACCATAATGTGGTCCTTCGGTAGCGTCGGGGCGCGTTTGAAGACCTCGGCCAGCGCGTGGGAAGACTCCAGCGCGGGGATGATGCCTTCCAGGCGGCAGCACTGGTGGAAGGCGG is part of the Pseudomonas sp. ABC1 genome and encodes:
- the trpA gene encoding tryptophan synthase subunit alpha, producing MSRLQSRFDELKQQNRAALVTFITAGDPNYDASLSILKGLPAAGADVIELGMPFTDPMADGPAIQLANIRALGNGQNLVKTLQMVREFRQDEQTTPIVLMGYFNPIHKYGVARFVADAKAAGVDGLIVVDLPPEHNADLCEPAQAAGIDFIRLTTPTTDDARLPKVLANSSGFVYYVSVAGVTGSGSATLEHVEQAVARLRRHTGLPVSIGFGIRTPEHAATIARLADGVVVGSALIDQIAKAGNDQQAIDGVLGLCAELANGVRNAR